The Chiroxiphia lanceolata isolate bChiLan1 chromosome 4, bChiLan1.pri, whole genome shotgun sequence genome includes the window TTTGATTTAAGGGCTCGGCTTCTTGCTGGGTATAGAATTGTCTTTCCTCTCCAGCCGCGTGTAAGGCTCGAAGGCGGAGGTGCCCAGTCCGTACGCGCCCGGCAGGTCGTGCAGGCTGCCCAGCAGGGGCCCCCCGAAGCACAGCGGCCCCCCCGGCAGCCgcggcgaggaggaggaggaggaggacgaggaggcGAGAGACGGGACCTGCAGGCTGAAGGCTGCCGCTGCCGGGGGGCTGCTCCCGCCGCCCAGCCCGGGGGACGCGGGGCCCGGCGTGGCCAGGCCGGAGCCGTTGCCCGCGGGGCTGGCGAGGGGGTTGGAGGCGGGGGACAGGAGGCTGGGGGGGGCCGGCACCGACAGCAGCcggccctgctccagcagccggAGGATGTTGCAGGTGGCGAAGGACTCGGAGGTGGTGGAGGAGCGTTTCTCAGAGTCCCTGCTCTGGTCCTTCTTCTGCTTCGTGCGGCGGTTCTGGAACCAGACCTTGaccttggggggggggggggggggggaaacggGGGGAcggggtgggaagggaggggggacagAAAGGCACGGACGGAAAGAGAACGCGGGGGGGCCGGGGAGAGAGAGGCGAGAACCAGGAGAGAGTGAGAGATAcgagaaagagagagagacgTATTAAAATAAACGCCCAAGCGAGATCCATCCTCCGCCGGGGGAACTGCGCAGAGCCGCCCCCGCCTGCCGCTCCCGGGGAGAGGGAAATTCCTGCAGCGCCGGGAGGGAGCGGGACAggagcctggggctgggacccTGGGGATGGGAGCCCAGCGAAGGGCGCCTGGGGATGAGAGCCCAGGAACTGAACTCTTGGGAATGGAAGCCTGGGGATGGGAGCCCAGGGACGGGACTCGGGACAGGAGCCCGGGGTTGGGAACCCGAGGATGGGACCCCAGGGACGGGAGCCTGGGGATAGGACCCCATGGATGGGACCCCAGAGATGGAACCCTGGGGGTGGGACCACATGGATGAGACCCCAGAGATGGGACCCTGGGGGTGGGACCACATGGATGGGACCCCAGAGATGGGACCCTGGGGGTGGGACCACATGGATGGGACCCCAGAGATGGGACCGTGGGGGTGGGACCCCATGGGTGGGACCCCAGAGATGGGACCCTGGGGGTGGGACCCCATGGGTGGGACCCCAGAGATGGGACCCTGGGGGTGGGACCCCAGAGATGGGACCCCATGGGTGGGACCCCAGAGATGGACCCTGGGGATGAGACCTCATGGGTGGGACCCCAGAGATGGGACCCTGGGGATGGGcccccagggacaggagccTGGGGATGGGACCCCATGGATGGGACCCCAGAGATGgaccctggggacaggagcccGGAGCGCAGAGcccggggctgagcccccccccgccgcgcccggctctgccctgtgctggttCTCCCGGGAATGTTGAGCTACGGGACGTGCTGGGTTCTCCTCGCAGATGCTCATCAGACCCCAATTTATGTCCCCACCTGCAAACCCTTCCCTCgcggggcagggggagggtCCCCGGCCGTGCTGGGGTCCCCGTGAGGGGACAGGGTGGCTCCTGGTGGCCCTGGATCTCTGGGCACGTACCCAGCTGGGGACACCCTCACCCCAACCTGCCTCTGGCCACGGTCAGGAACGAGCCCAGGCTGAGGCCCGCGGGATCCCCCTGCCCCAAACTGCCCCTGCCTCCCTCGGGTGGGACCCGGCCCCCAGCCCACGGCCCCCCCTGCGGCTGCCCCCTcacccctgagctgggagggcagccccccttccctccctccctggcagagcagaggggcaggagaggcagagagacagacagagagaggCGTGAGGGACAGACAGACGGAGACGGAGGTGAGGGAAGGAGATGGATGGGAAGACACTCGGATTAGAGCGCGGTGGGCGGGGGGCGGCacgagcggggccgggccggacTCTGGCGGGACCCCGGGGTAGGACACGGCCGGGCCGCGTCCCCCCTGCTCCGGGGCCAGCAGGTCTCGGACCCCTCGGAGTCATCGGAAGCTCGCGGGGGCAGGACAGTCCCTCGGTGGCACGGCCCTCACGCGTCCCCAGCACAATAGAGCCACAGTGCAGAGCTAATGGAGCGTGGGGGTGGAGGAGGTCCCGGCGCCCCGGCCCCTTCCCAGGGACACAACAGAGGAGCTGCCGCCGGCCCGGGCGGCtggaggctggggaggagctCCCGGGCAATGGGGGACACCAGGACCGCGGGGCCAGCACCCCCTGGGACCACCGGTGCTGCCGGCCCACGCCCTGCCCCCCCTCGTCCCACGTGGAAGCTCCCAAGGGCATCCCCTGCCCACACACACCCGCACAGGGaatgtccctccctgccccagggctgaTGTCCCCACCCCACCGTCCCCACGTCACTCCATGCTGGCAGTTAGGGTGGTTTTGGGCACAGCCCCTTGTCCCTGGGCACGGCCTGAGGCAGAATCACcatcccaccagctcctcccGTGGGGACATCCTGGAGCTGCCGAATCCTGGGCAGTGCAGACCCCAAACACGCAGTGGGTGGGGACAAACAGGGCCCACAGAGCCCCTCAAACCAGCTCAGCAGTGACACCCTGACAAAGGCCCAGCACAAATCCGACCAGGAGcacacagccctggcactcTCTGCTCCAAACATCCCCCAGGCAGCAACTCCGGAAGAGCAGGAgctcaaaaaaaatccccctcaGTGGGATTATGACCTGGAGGATGGGCAGGAAGAGCCCACGGGTCAGGTCTGGCATCTCCTGGGGCAGGAAGAGCCCACGGGTCAGGTCTGGCATCTCCTGGGtgcagctgccccatccctgtgccgGGGAGGTCAGAGATGATGGGATGTGCTGGATCCCACCctctgggctggggggcacTTCCAGCCCTGAACCCCAAACCAGGGGATGCTCCAGAGCCCCCCTGACAcagtccctgcccagggacaccttccaccagcccaggctgctccaagccccgtccaacctggacttgggcacagccaggggcagccacagcttctctgggcaacctgggccagggcctccccaccctcacggccaggaattccttcccaatatccttCCCAATATTCCTTCCCAATTCCTatcccaatatccaacctgacaCCAGGGCATCAGTTCCCTCTCTCGCTGCTGTTGGAAGAAACCACCCGGGCAGAGCCACAGCCCTGACACATCAGAGCAGGAGCCTCCGGAGCATCCAGAAGGAAGGACCAAGTCCCTCaggaagaggcaggagcagctgatcCCACTGTGCAGCGTCACAGCTGGGGCAAGAAAGGGAACAGCCCCAGGGTTTCAGGGAATGCAAGGACTTGGGGACATCAGATGGGGTCAGCGGGTATGGGCTGGAAACCCCTCAAGGCAGGAGCGTGGAGTGACAGtggaagggggaatggcttcccactgccagagggaagggatagatgggatattgggaaggaattcctggctgggagggtggggaggtcctggcacaggttgcccacagaagctgtggctgctcctggatccctggaagtgtccaaggccaggttggagcaacctgggacagtgggaggtgtccctgcccatggcagggggtggcactgggtgggatttaaggtcccttcccacccaaaccattccatgactctgaTGATTCTGACGTGGGTTCCAGTGTGAAAGGGTGGAAACATGCTCCTTACATGAAGAGGATCCACTGGGTTCctccttcccagtgctgctgctgggagcctgTCCCGGCACcgagccccttcccagctggaatatCCTGTGCTCCCAGTGGCTCTGGCTGATGCCACCGGTGGTGATGCACCTCCACTTGCAGGCACAGACAGAAACACGTTCTGGGGCCCTCCCCGCCCTCCCTCTGCATCCCACCCTCTCCCACGAGGTTCTCCCATCCCAGACTCCCCTCTGTGGCTCTCCCCTGCACCCAACACCCCGCAGAGCCCGTCCCAGCTGAGCCCTCTGCACTAACCCTGTCCCCTCGAGGCTGGCTCGGGTGACAGgagcccttccccaccccagccTTCCGCACTAACCCTGTCCCGGGAGACAGGAGCCCTTCCCCACCCGAGCCCTCTGCACTAACCCTGTCCCTTGGGGGTTGGCCCGGTGACAGgagcccttccccaccccagccctccGCACTAACCCTGTCCCGGTGACAGGAGCCCTTCCCCACCCGAGCCCTCTGCACTAACCCTGTCCCGGGAGACAGGAGCCCTTCTCCACCCGAGCCCTCCGCACTAACCCTGTCCCTTCGGGGCTGGCCCGGGTGACACgagcccttccccaccccagccctctGCACTAACCCTGTCCCCTCGGGGCTGTCCCGGTGACAGgagcccttccccaccccagccctccGCACTAACCCTGTCCCGGTGACAGgagcccttccccaccccagccctctGCACTAACCCTGTCCCAGGTGACAGGAGCCCTTCCCCACCCGAGCCCTCCGCACTAACCCTGTCCCGGTGACAGgagcccttccccaccccagccctctGCACTAACCCTGTCCCTTGGGGGTTGGCCCGGTGACAGgagcccttccccaccccagccctccGCACTAACCCTGTCCCCTCGGGGCTGGCCCGGGTGACACGAGCCcttccccgcccgccccggTGACATGGCAGAGGAGCGGGGGCCGCGTTTGCCTCGGCGGCTGAAGTTCATCTGCAACTTGTCCCTAATTAGTGGCTCCCTGTCCTTTTCACCCTCCATTATGCTCAGCCCCGAGTCCCTCTCGGAGGAGGCGGATGAGCTCAGCCAGACGCAGCCCTTGACAGCTCCATGAGTAattcccctccagcctcagcctcCCTCCTCGTCCCCCCtcagttcctcctcctcctccctcactCCGCTCTCCCTCACAGCCCCCTCGGCCACCGCGGCTTTGCCAAACCGCTCCCGAGGAGCTTTTCCTTCCCTACAAAAAGCAGCTTCCTCGCTTTCCTTGCGCTGGTGCCGCAGCACCGACGCCCTTCCCGGCTCAGCCTGGAGGGGCCGGGGAGCACCACGCTGGGACATTCCCGGTGGAATTCCTTGCACCGCTCCAGCATCCATGGAGGAGGTGATGCAGCCCTCTGGAATATCTCGTTTCCCGCCAGACCGtggctggaaggagagagggagagcgaggacac containing:
- the VAX2 gene encoding ventral anterior homeobox 2, whose amino-acid sequence is MSDGGAEPGGSPVLLAEPAATGRAREKAPTRAELESALRGGGGGGGGGFKDIPGTSAVSPGSSKECAPDTESPSGTGEADYCRRILVRDAKGTIREIVLPKGLDLDRPKRTRTSFTAEQLYRLELEFQRCQYVVGRERTELARQLNLSETQVKVWFQNRRTKQKKDQSRDSEKRSSTTSESFATCNILRLLEQGRLLSVPAPPSLLSPASNPLASPAGNGSGLATPGPASPGLGGGSSPPAAAAFSLQVPSLASSSSSSSSSPRLPGGPLCFGGPLLGSLHDLPGAYGLGTSAFEPYTRLERKDNSIPSKKPSP